tagcgcacataaaaacttcacttagttccatttcaATATCGATAAACActaaagatttcgttcaataacaaaacaacaaacaaaaaggtaaaggtatataataaaaaggtcattataacagtagctagatctgggattttatattcggctctcgtggattttgcaaggtcggatcacactcggcgcttgcgcgcctcgcgagatccgatctggcaaaatccactcgagccaaatacggcatcccagatcgagctactgttattatatatatctattttgtttaagatataataaacattcattaacaaatatcaaattctaaagttaacataaaaaacaaatttgattCAAAAACATCTTAACTATGTTTGTACACAATCACACCAAAATGTGATTGGAAATACTGCTTAAAGACTGACATAGCCactgaacatttaaaaaacatgggcccagaatttcatttttccctgacttttctaaaattgtatttttcactaagcATTATCATGATTTCCCTCACAATtcactgacattgaaaaaaatcattattccCTAAtaacttttcaaggtaagtggtAACCCCGTATATCATATGCAAACTGTCAATTTTCTGGAAGCACATAACACTTTCAACGACCACCAGattctgtttgactgagtctgtttaaaagatgcaaagaaatatgagccgcgccatgagaaaaccaacatagtggcttagcgaccagcatggatccagaccagcctgagcatccgcgcagtctggtcaggatccatgctgttcgctttcaaagcctattggaactagagaaactgtctggatccatgctggtcgtaaagcctctatgttggttttctcatggcacggctcataagtCAAATTGTGTGTAATCATGTCCCACTTTACATCAGCATTAAATCAGAACTATGCTATATAGTTAAATTGAGTGACCACATTCCATGATTAAACACCATCATACCAACAGATTACAATTACAACAGCGACCTTTTATAGCAAACACACAGATAAAAGTAAAAAAGTGATAAGAATTGTTTTTAATGTAGCCAGCCACTCACTAGCACAATCGTCCTACGCGCCATCTTTTACATGAGACTTCATGTGCATATCAAGTGTTTTTTTGTGTGCAAATGTTTTCTTACAAATATCACAAGACACATCGTATGCTTCAGACTCCTTGTGAACTTTTGTATGTTTCTCTAGGGTGGATCTGCGCTTAAACGTCATGTTGCAAATACCGCAAACAAAGCATCGATCAGAAGAATGCGTATGCCTATGAGATTCGAAAAGGGCGGCAGATGTAAACTCTTTCTTGCATATCTGACACTGAAACGCTCGAACTCCCTCGTGATTTATTCTTCTGTGTTCTTTTAACTTTTCTGGTTTCCTGAAGGTCATTTTACATATTTGACAGACATACGGTCTAAGGCCAGCATGTACTCTTGCATGACCTGCAAGCTCACTTGCATTGTAAAACATTTTCCCACAATCTCCACAGGTATGCCTTCTTTCTCCCGTATGTCTCCGCATATGGTCTTTTAACAAAGacattaaaaggaaatttttacCACACTCCTTGCACTGGAAAGGCTTGATACCAGAATCTCCTTTCAAGTGAATACGTAATGATTCCTTATGTGTAAATTTAGCTGAACATTGTTCACATTGAAATGCCTTTTCCATAGAGTGAACTGGCATATgagtggacggatagctcagtggtttgcacactggccttccaatcctgaggtcgggggttcgatccccggcagctactcgggaattttcagaaaagcttttcagtgtttcccatccAACTAGAGgggtactggtcaggaacccaggcaatccttgcgtgtatcagtgctatacactgggcacgttaaagaaccaggctgtctattcgcaacgagctaggctaagttagccggacaagcctgtatctgatttctgatctctctgtcatgggggctttgtctc
This window of the Mercenaria mercenaria strain notata chromosome 5, MADL_Memer_1, whole genome shotgun sequence genome carries:
- the LOC123558103 gene encoding zinc finger protein 227-like; amino-acid sequence: MPVHSMEKAFQCEQCSAKFTHKESLRIHLKGDSGIKPFQCKECGKNFLLMSLLKDHMRRHTGERRHTCGDCGKMFYNASELAGHARVHAGLRPYVCQICKMTFRKPEKLKEHRRINHEGVRAFQCQICKKEFTSAALFESHRHTHSSDRCFVCGICNMTFKRRSTLEKHTKVHKESEAYDVSCDICKKTFAHKKTLDMHMKSHVKDGA